A genome region from Proteobacteria bacterium CG1_02_64_396 includes the following:
- a CDS encoding transporter, whose translation MNGVLAQTAGLIVCGIVWRRFQPGGLEGESTRRVLTGVVYHLLLPALVLGVLWQAPMNGDAIRIAVVAAAGVLAAMATAWAIYRFLPAPFSTAGGPAVGALILAAAFGNVTYLGLPVLESAFGPWARAVAIEYDLFACTPLLLTLGIAIAQRYGHDPSGQSPLQALLRVPPLWAALAAIALNLGGVPLHPWLAGGLAMLGAGVVPLMLFSVGLGLRWSGGWKRRLPLLLPAVAIQLLLTPLLVAWLGGWIGLSGDVLRAVVVEAAMPSMVLGIVLCDRFGLDTPLYAEAVTLSTILVAVTLPMWFGSF comes from the coding sequence ATGAACGGTGTTTTGGCCCAAACCGCCGGGCTGATTGTATGCGGCATTGTGTGGCGTCGTTTTCAGCCGGGTGGGCTGGAGGGGGAGTCGACCCGTCGGGTTTTGACCGGGGTCGTCTACCACCTGCTGCTTCCCGCCTTGGTGCTGGGGGTACTGTGGCAGGCTCCCATGAACGGCGACGCAATCCGCATTGCAGTGGTCGCCGCAGCCGGCGTGCTGGCGGCGATGGCGACCGCCTGGGCGATCTACCGGTTTTTGCCCGCCCCCTTCAGTACCGCAGGGGGCCCCGCCGTTGGAGCCCTGATCCTAGCGGCGGCTTTTGGCAACGTCACCTATTTGGGTCTTCCGGTTCTTGAGAGCGCCTTCGGCCCTTGGGCCCGGGCGGTCGCCATCGAATACGACCTGTTTGCCTGCACCCCGCTGCTGCTCACCTTAGGGATCGCCATCGCCCAGCGCTACGGCCACGACCCCTCCGGGCAAAGCCCTTTGCAAGCGCTGCTGCGGGTACCTCCGCTGTGGGCGGCGCTGGCCGCCATCGCCTTGAATCTGGGGGGGGTGCCGCTCCATCCCTGGCTGGCGGGGGGGCTTGCAATGTTGGGGGCGGGGGTGGTGCCGTTGATGCTCTTTTCGGTGGGGCTTGGCCTGCGCTGGAGCGGCGGTTGGAAACGCCGTCTGCCGCTGCTGCTCCCGGCGGTGGCGATTCAACTGCTGCTCACCCCGCTGCTGGTTGCCTGGCTCGGGGGGTGGATCGGTCTTTCGGGGGATGTGCTGCGGGCGGTGGTTGTGGAGGCGGCGATGCCGAGCATGGTGCTGGGGATCGTGCTCTGCGACCGCTTTGGACTGGATACCCCCCTCTACGCCGAGGCGGTGACCCTATCGACCATTCTTGTGGCGGTCACGCTGCCGATGTGGTTTGGATCGTTTTAG